The proteins below come from a single Natranaerofaba carboxydovora genomic window:
- the addA gene encoding helicase-exonuclease AddAB subunit AddA: MSEKEKISWSDTQMKIIGSKNENVLVSAGAGAGKTAVLVEKIVRRVADEANPLNVDEILVVTFTEKAALEMKERISKSLTEKLINDPSNKRIKAQLQLINKANISTIHSFCNELLRKYFYMLELDPDFGIAGDQEVELIKDEVLEGYLEEMYEKESDNETSKEVNSDTFFRLVDYYGGSLDDSNLKQMILSLHEFSRSHPDPEKWLNDVGEYFSMEGVSSLSDSKYFEDIVEILEEKVEKIIKALERAIDRANLPGGPYQYYERLEEELTTACGLKEKLNDNDTKNWDKLRSICQGFRFKRLPSIKKDDPVDDELKEEVKNLRDKAKDEIKSLKDSFFSRQEDEMIEELKAVAPYMKLLTDMVFEFDRRYMEVKKQRKLLDYSDLEHKTLLLLEFEEIVRELKEKYKEVMVDEYQDINGVQNEILEVISDSTVNDYPYMFMVGDVKQSIYRFRLAEPGLFLNKYYKYSDYDNQENDLDFPGRLIELKQNFRSSKKVIDGVNNIFENIMTRKIGGVDYDENTRLDSGKTFPKPEQDQGQKILLDKPVEVHFVQKDQERQLTDEEQEAKLIAKRIKELIDSGYCVYEKDIDEYRPLEYRDVVVLNRQLGSHGERITEIFAEEEVPFYAELNKGYFKSPEIQVMLSLLKVIDNPRQDIPLAAVLRSPIFNFTEEELFEIRGRGDLYEDLINVSGVSNDFSENANENEKENVVQEKVKIGLVSKINEFLTKLNRWRSFSRKNKLSELIWDIFEITGYLDFVRGLKDGEERKANLHSLYDLALQFDTFSQSGLFRFLRFIEKLEDRDEDLAKARVLSEKENVVRLMSIHKSKGLEFRVVFVMGLGKSFNMNEIKKDLLYHKELGLGPKIVDLDKRLKYPTISYEVIKERIRKEVLAEEMRILYVALTRAEEHLILVGSGKEIDGHEEPDNIGCYFDWIIPSISYDVNDEGHGEGHNKRYFELQVHEEIQDEKTQDDQNQYEKSEGYGEIAVGRETEDVDDYEEEPSDIVDEIDDLEAIRSALNWKYPYQHVTQLPAKLTVTQIQQEAKEIRESRKTNETSKHLAETFLKRPEFLKEKEKLTGAELGTAYHLVFQHVPLDLAYNAFGEHLSESLDKLIEKEIITKEQIEMIEPGKVESFFETELGKRVLQNKDNLTREINFTLGVSYKDIEIYEEMEETDNNCEEKDEIIVIQGAVDYLIEEKDGFLLIDFKTDNIKENELKRLQKDYKVQLDYYKMAVEKIYNKEVKETYIYHIMLEKAIRVD, encoded by the coding sequence ATGAGTGAAAAGGAAAAGATATCCTGGTCTGATACCCAGATGAAGATAATAGGTTCCAAAAATGAAAATGTACTTGTCTCTGCTGGGGCGGGAGCTGGTAAGACTGCGGTTCTTGTTGAAAAAATTGTGAGGCGGGTAGCGGATGAAGCTAATCCTTTGAATGTAGATGAAATTCTTGTAGTGACTTTTACAGAAAAAGCTGCTCTTGAGATGAAAGAGAGAATTAGCAAGTCACTTACAGAAAAGCTGATTAATGATCCATCTAACAAAAGGATAAAAGCCCAGCTTCAACTTATAAATAAGGCAAATATCTCGACCATACATTCTTTTTGTAATGAACTGTTGAGGAAATATTTTTATATGTTAGAGCTTGACCCTGATTTTGGGATTGCAGGTGATCAAGAAGTAGAGCTTATTAAAGATGAAGTCTTAGAAGGCTATCTTGAAGAGATGTATGAAAAAGAGTCAGACAATGAAACAAGCAAAGAAGTAAATAGTGATACTTTCTTTAGACTTGTGGATTATTATGGGGGAAGTCTTGATGACTCAAATTTAAAACAGATGATACTCAGTCTACATGAGTTTTCTAGAAGTCACCCTGATCCAGAAAAATGGTTAAATGACGTTGGAGAATATTTTTCCATGGAGGGTGTTAGTTCACTGTCAGATAGTAAATACTTTGAAGATATAGTGGAGATTTTGGAGGAAAAAGTAGAAAAGATAATCAAAGCTCTTGAAAGAGCCATAGATAGGGCTAATCTTCCCGGGGGACCTTATCAATATTATGAAAGGTTAGAAGAGGAGCTTACTACGGCTTGTGGGTTAAAAGAAAAGCTTAATGATAATGATACTAAAAATTGGGACAAGTTAAGAAGTATCTGTCAGGGCTTTCGGTTCAAAAGACTACCCTCTATAAAAAAAGACGATCCGGTAGATGATGAACTAAAAGAAGAAGTAAAAAACTTGAGAGACAAGGCAAAAGATGAAATAAAAAGCCTTAAAGATAGTTTTTTTTCACGACAAGAAGATGAAATGATAGAAGAACTAAAAGCTGTAGCTCCATATATGAAGCTACTAACAGACATGGTTTTTGAGTTTGACAGGCGCTACATGGAGGTCAAGAAGCAAAGAAAACTTCTTGATTACAGTGATTTGGAGCATAAAACCCTTTTACTTTTAGAGTTTGAGGAGATAGTAAGGGAGTTAAAAGAAAAATATAAAGAAGTGATGGTAGATGAGTATCAGGATATAAACGGGGTACAAAACGAAATATTAGAAGTCATTAGCGATAGCACTGTGAACGATTATCCATATATGTTTATGGTAGGAGATGTTAAGCAGAGTATATATAGATTTAGACTTGCAGAACCGGGGCTATTTTTGAACAAATATTATAAATATAGTGATTATGATAATCAAGAAAATGATTTAGACTTTCCTGGTCGGCTAATTGAACTAAAACAAAATTTTCGCTCCTCAAAGAAAGTCATTGATGGGGTCAATAATATCTTTGAAAATATAATGACAAGAAAAATTGGAGGAGTAGACTACGACGAAAATACAAGGCTTGATAGTGGTAAAACTTTCCCTAAGCCGGAGCAGGACCAGGGCCAAAAAATTTTGCTAGATAAGCCTGTCGAGGTACACTTTGTACAAAAAGATCAGGAAAGGCAGCTAACAGATGAAGAACAAGAAGCAAAACTTATAGCAAAAAGAATAAAAGAGTTAATAGATAGTGGCTACTGTGTTTATGAAAAAGATATTGATGAGTATAGGCCTTTGGAATATAGGGATGTTGTAGTCTTAAATAGACAGCTAGGTTCTCACGGGGAGCGGATAACAGAGATATTTGCTGAGGAAGAGGTCCCCTTTTATGCGGAGCTAAATAAAGGTTATTTCAAGTCACCAGAAATTCAGGTGATGCTTTCACTTTTAAAAGTTATTGATAACCCAAGACAGGACATACCCCTGGCAGCAGTTCTTAGATCTCCAATATTTAATTTTACTGAAGAAGAACTGTTTGAGATTAGAGGTAGAGGGGATCTTTATGAAGATTTGATTAATGTTTCTGGGGTTAGTAATGATTTTAGTGAAAATGCAAATGAGAATGAGAAAGAAAATGTTGTGCAAGAAAAAGTAAAAATAGGCTTAGTATCTAAAATTAATGAATTTTTGACAAAACTAAATAGATGGCGCAGCTTTTCAAGGAAAAATAAATTATCGGAGCTTATCTGGGACATCTTTGAGATTACTGGATATTTGGATTTTGTCAGGGGACTTAAAGATGGTGAGGAGAGAAAGGCAAATCTACACTCCCTGTATGATTTGGCCCTTCAGTTTGATACTTTTTCTCAGTCGGGACTTTTTAGATTCTTGAGATTTATAGAAAAACTTGAAGATAGGGATGAAGATCTAGCAAAGGCAAGAGTCTTAAGTGAAAAAGAAAATGTTGTAAGGCTTATGAGTATTCACAAAAGCAAAGGCCTTGAATTTAGAGTTGTTTTTGTAATGGGGCTTGGGAAAAGTTTTAATATGAACGAAATAAAGAAAGATCTTCTTTATCATAAGGAGCTTGGGCTCGGTCCAAAGATAGTTGACCTTGACAAAAGATTAAAATATCCGACCATTTCATATGAAGTGATAAAAGAAAGGATAAGAAAAGAAGTCCTTGCCGAAGAGATGAGAATACTATATGTAGCACTTACAAGAGCGGAAGAACACCTGATACTAGTGGGGAGTGGAAAGGAAATAGATGGTCATGAGGAGCCTGATAATATAGGCTGTTATTTTGATTGGATAATCCCCAGTATAAGTTATGATGTGAATGATGAAGGGCATGGTGAAGGGCATAATAAAAGATATTTTGAGCTCCAGGTTCATGAAGAAATTCAAGATGAGAAAACTCAGGATGATCAAAATCAGTATGAGAAATCAGAAGGGTACGGTGAAATTGCTGTAGGAAGGGAAACTGAAGATGTAGATGATTATGAGGAAGAACCTAGTGATATTGTTGATGAAATTGATGATTTAGAAGCCATTAGAAGTGCCCTTAACTGGAAATATCCATATCAACATGTAACACAACTGCCGGCAAAACTAACAGTTACCCAAATACAGCAGGAAGCTAAAGAAATAAGGGAAAGTAGAAAAACTAACGAAACTAGCAAACATCTAGCTGAGACATTTTTAAAAAGGCCTGAGTTTTTGAAAGAAAAAGAAAAACTGACAGGAGCAGAACTAGGTACGGCCTATCATCTTGTCTTTCAGCATGTGCCATTAGATTTGGCTTATAATGCTTTTGGTGAACATTTAAGTGAATCATTGGATAAATTGATAGAAAAAGAGATAATAACAAAAGAACAAATAGAAATGATAGAGCCGGGCAAAGTGGAGAGTTTTTTTGAAACAGAGCTTGGAAAGAGAGTATTACAAAATAAGGATAACTTAACAAGAGAAATTAATTTTACCCTGGGTGTGTCTTATAAAGATATTGAGATTTATGAAGAGATGGAGGAGACTGATAATAATTGTGAAGAAAAGGATGAAATTATTGTTATCCAGGGGGCTGTAGATTATCTTATAGAGGAAAAGGACGGGTTTTTGTTAATTGACTTTAAGACAGATAATATTAAAGAGAATGAACTAAAAAGATTGCAAAAAGATTACAAGGTGCAGCTTGATTATTATAAAATGGCTGTAGAAAAGATATATAATAAAGAAGTGAAAGAGACCTATATCTATCATATTATGTTAGAGAAGGCTATAAGAGTGGATTGA
- the addB gene encoding helicase-exonuclease AddAB subunit AddB, translated as MSIRFVLGRAGMGKTRYFIDMIKDKLISDPAGDPIILIVPEQSTFQMEQAFLEKEDNGLEGSDKDIEGFTRLHILSFERLSKKVLQMTGGDNKAHLTDTGKEMILKGLIQDRLNEGSIEFLKKAANQRGFVDKLSNLIREAKMYNISPEDFVIDRLNEEKSEENKEENTEDVLDKKLQEISFLFDDYQKHVEDSYLHQEDYYFKAYEKIDEFELLHNSEVYVDGFFGFTPRELMMLEKIMLNVSYMEISLTLDPLLLQNKNQKNITEVDLFYPVIETYNRLTQMALKNNIDILDQVELPSKDKHRFNEADELYLLEKNWDKISPREVYTDEPQNIELIQASNRRGEVEKIARKILIEVKQDSKRFKDISIIVRDFDDYEPIIKSVFSKYDIPYFIDKKEIVYYHPLVELFRSVLEIVMSDFSYESVFRYLKTDLVDVSRDEVDKLENYVLAHGIKGRQWIMDEPWGYVLDTDLENLDDKVSKKDKQTLEEIDVTRDKIVKVLKPIYESLKIGKHKQAYTAKEITLKLWELIEELNVPLKLQEWIEDNKSSKEHYEMQFNTQVWDVSVDLFDELVYYLGDKKMSVYEYLQVLEQGFENISLGLIPPSLDQVVVGSVERSRQHDIKSIYLLGLCEGSFPASFLESGIFNDRERLVLRDKGIELAPTTEKKLYDEQFWAYVTLTRAREKLVLSYPLAGQDGGTLHPSPIIDNIKRIIPSLEEEYFHEDLTEDELDILINPKNLIPIMVQQMQKMDEPSSFWKNVLSVIKEDYIDELKQNPAYLGLSYKNQVTKLPDNYIDEKYDGVLKSSVSALENYCSCPFMFLAGRMLKLKEREFYRLDPLGFGILYHAVLKLFFEKLNEEGLSWKDVSSEEIETFIDEILEKLSGRLKSKILESSERNRYVTEKLKEHLNNAISILAEHEIKDGFSPLYAELEFGEKREVPPLEIEIDGGRKLKLEGKIDRIDEAKIDGEKYVRVIDYKGQTRPIDLKELYYGINLQLPVYLLVVVKNSKHLLDIDSKSVKPGGMLYFGIKSPVITSETPLTKEEADKKFRNKMKMDGYILADEGVYNAMTGGRDDLLKQKYSTKQGRFTARSRVLDIDDFSQVLNFSEKRLAMLAGEICEGNFDISPYKMGTDTPCGYCSYNPVCQFDLRFDGNNYRRIGDKDNYLELITGELED; from the coding sequence TTGTCTATTAGATTTGTCTTAGGTCGGGCCGGTATGGGTAAGACCCGTTATTTTATAGATATGATTAAAGATAAGTTAATATCTGACCCTGCGGGTGATCCGATAATATTAATAGTTCCTGAACAGTCTACCTTTCAGATGGAGCAGGCTTTTTTAGAAAAAGAGGATAACGGATTAGAAGGTAGTGACAAAGATATAGAAGGATTTACCCGGCTACATATATTAAGTTTTGAACGTTTGTCAAAAAAAGTTCTTCAAATGACTGGTGGCGATAACAAGGCACATCTTACTGATACGGGAAAAGAGATGATCTTAAAAGGTCTGATTCAAGATAGGTTGAATGAGGGTAGTATAGAATTTTTGAAAAAGGCTGCGAATCAAAGAGGTTTTGTCGATAAGCTATCAAACCTGATACGAGAAGCCAAAATGTATAATATTTCTCCCGAAGATTTTGTAATAGACAGGCTTAATGAAGAAAAATCAGAAGAAAACAAAGAAGAGAACACTGAAGACGTTCTTGATAAGAAATTACAAGAGATTTCATTTCTGTTTGATGATTACCAAAAACATGTTGAGGATAGTTATCTTCACCAGGAAGATTATTATTTTAAAGCCTATGAAAAGATAGATGAATTTGAATTACTACACAATAGTGAAGTATATGTAGATGGATTTTTTGGCTTTACCCCAAGAGAGCTAATGATGTTAGAGAAAATAATGCTTAATGTAAGTTATATGGAGATTTCTTTAACTTTGGATCCTTTATTGTTACAAAATAAAAATCAAAAAAATATTACTGAAGTGGATCTATTCTATCCTGTTATTGAAACATATAATAGGCTTACTCAGATGGCTCTTAAGAATAATATTGATATTCTTGATCAGGTTGAGCTTCCAAGTAAAGATAAGCATAGGTTTAATGAAGCGGACGAACTTTATCTTTTGGAGAAAAATTGGGATAAGATATCTCCAAGGGAAGTCTATACGGATGAACCTCAAAATATTGAACTTATTCAGGCTTCTAATAGACGAGGTGAAGTGGAGAAAATTGCAAGAAAAATCCTTATAGAGGTTAAACAAGATAGCAAAAGATTCAAAGATATATCAATAATAGTAAGGGATTTTGATGATTATGAACCTATCATTAAGTCAGTCTTTTCAAAATATGATATTCCTTATTTTATCGACAAAAAAGAGATAGTTTATTATCATCCTTTAGTTGAGTTATTTAGGTCGGTTCTTGAGATAGTTATGAGTGACTTTTCTTATGAAAGTGTTTTTCGCTATTTGAAAACTGACCTTGTTGACGTCTCTAGAGATGAGGTTGATAAGCTTGAGAATTATGTCTTAGCCCACGGGATAAAGGGTAGGCAGTGGATTATGGACGAGCCCTGGGGCTATGTGTTAGATACTGACCTTGAGAATTTGGATGATAAAGTATCAAAGAAAGATAAACAAACTTTAGAAGAGATTGATGTGACGAGAGATAAAATAGTAAAAGTTCTTAAACCAATATACGAAAGCCTGAAGATTGGTAAGCATAAACAAGCCTATACGGCAAAAGAGATAACTTTAAAGTTGTGGGAATTGATTGAGGAGTTAAATGTGCCATTGAAGCTTCAGGAGTGGATAGAAGATAATAAAAGTTCAAAAGAACACTATGAAATGCAGTTTAATACCCAGGTCTGGGACGTGTCGGTGGATCTTTTTGATGAACTTGTTTATTATCTTGGTGATAAGAAGATGAGTGTGTATGAATACTTACAGGTGCTAGAACAGGGTTTTGAAAATATATCTTTAGGACTTATCCCTCCTTCGCTAGACCAGGTAGTTGTAGGTTCTGTAGAGAGGTCAAGACAGCACGATATCAAGTCGATATATCTTTTAGGACTGTGTGAAGGATCTTTTCCGGCATCATTTTTGGAGTCGGGGATATTTAATGACAGAGAAAGACTTGTTCTTCGAGATAAGGGGATAGAACTTGCTCCAACAACAGAGAAAAAATTATATGATGAACAGTTTTGGGCCTATGTTACCCTTACAAGGGCCAGAGAAAAACTTGTTTTAAGCTATCCTTTGGCAGGGCAGGACGGGGGGACCCTACATCCATCACCAATAATAGATAATATCAAAAGAATCATTCCATCCCTTGAAGAAGAATACTTCCATGAAGATCTGACAGAGGATGAACTTGATATCTTAATAAATCCGAAAAACTTGATTCCAATTATGGTCCAACAGATGCAAAAAATGGATGAGCCATCTTCTTTTTGGAAAAATGTATTAAGTGTAATTAAAGAAGATTACATTGATGAGCTTAAACAAAACCCAGCCTATTTGGGTCTTTCCTACAAGAATCAAGTTACAAAACTACCTGATAATTATATTGATGAAAAATATGACGGAGTACTAAAAAGCTCAGTATCAGCCCTTGAAAACTACTGCAGCTGTCCCTTTATGTTTTTGGCAGGTAGGATGTTAAAGCTAAAAGAAAGAGAATTTTATCGTTTGGACCCTCTTGGCTTTGGTATTTTGTATCATGCAGTCTTAAAATTATTCTTTGAAAAACTTAATGAAGAAGGCCTCTCTTGGAAGGATGTATCAAGCGAAGAGATAGAAACCTTTATAGATGAAATATTAGAAAAACTGTCAGGTAGATTAAAAAGCAAGATTTTGGAGAGCAGTGAAAGAAATAGGTATGTAACAGAAAAATTAAAAGAACACTTGAATAATGCCATTAGTATATTGGCCGAGCATGAGATAAAAGATGGTTTTAGCCCTTTGTATGCTGAACTTGAATTTGGTGAAAAAAGAGAAGTTCCGCCTTTGGAGATAGAGATTGATGGTGGGAGGAAGTTAAAGCTTGAGGGTAAGATTGACAGGATAGATGAAGCAAAGATAGATGGTGAGAAGTATGTCAGGGTGATAGATTACAAGGGTCAGACAAGGCCAATTGATTTAAAAGAACTATATTACGGGATAAACCTTCAGCTTCCTGTTTATCTTTTAGTAGTTGTTAAAAATTCTAAACACCTTTTAGATATAGATAGTAAAAGCGTAAAACCCGGTGGGATGCTGTACTTTGGGATAAAAAGCCCTGTAATAACTTCAGAAACACCGCTAACTAAAGAAGAGGCAGACAAAAAGTTTAGAAATAAGATGAAGATGGATGGATATATACTAGCTGATGAAGGAGTATATAATGCCATGACAGGAGGTAGGGATGATTTATTAAAACAAAAATATTCTACAAAACAGGGAAGATTTACTGCTAGAAGTAGGGTGCTAGATATAGATGATTTTTCGCAGGTGCTTAATTTTTCTGAGAAGAGATTAGCTATGCTTGCTGGTGAGATTTGTGAAGGTAATTTTGATATAAGCCCCTACAAAATGGGGACGGATACACCTTGCGGATATTGCTCTTATAATCCGGTATGTCAGTTTGACCTGAGATTTGATGGTAATAATTATAGAAGAATTGGAGATAAAGATAATTATTTAGAGTTAATAACCGGTGAACTAGAGGATTAG
- a CDS encoding MFS transporter — MEIANKDSLKLYTLSFVPFIMVLGNSLLIPAFPQIQEALNITQFEVGLLITVFSISAGVTIPIVGFLSDKIGRKIIIIIALFLYALGGLISGFAALLMEDPYTIMLGGRLIQGFGAGGTGPIAMALAGDLFQESKRTKAMGVLEAFNGLGKIVSPILGAVIVVLFWFSPFFVYPVLAIPVIIFMWIVINEPENKSTGADSKNSFNDYFSGIGNIFKKQGWYLIGTYLAGFSVLFFLFGTLSYMSDILEIRYGLFGVLKGVVLAIPVIVMATTSYTIGKVIKTDRSLMEYAVVGGLLFGSIAFLFIALFIESDYVFFAAIVLAGISAGVILTSVNTLVTSSTTGRARGGVTSLYGSVRFFGVAAGPPAFGWMVQVSRIFMFGMAAGFLLLMTIFSYIVILVVNNQSEDVDISVNAGGKLKSIRDKLTSLIGGKNRVK; from the coding sequence TTGGAGATTGCAAATAAAGATAGCTTAAAATTATATACTTTAAGTTTCGTTCCATTTATTATGGTGCTCGGTAATTCATTATTAATTCCTGCTTTTCCACAGATTCAAGAAGCTTTGAATATAACTCAGTTTGAAGTAGGGCTATTAATTACTGTCTTTTCGATATCTGCGGGGGTTACAATACCTATAGTTGGGTTCTTATCAGACAAGATAGGAAGAAAAATTATAATAATCATCGCATTATTTCTTTATGCTCTAGGTGGGCTTATATCTGGTTTTGCTGCTCTTTTGATGGAGGACCCATATACCATTATGCTTGGCGGAAGACTTATCCAGGGGTTTGGTGCCGGGGGAACTGGGCCAATTGCCATGGCTCTTGCTGGGGATTTGTTTCAGGAAAGTAAGAGAACCAAGGCTATGGGTGTTTTAGAGGCTTTTAATGGTCTTGGTAAGATTGTAAGTCCCATCCTTGGAGCAGTTATAGTAGTTTTGTTTTGGTTTTCACCTTTTTTTGTGTATCCTGTTCTTGCGATTCCAGTTATTATCTTTATGTGGATTGTAATAAATGAACCTGAAAACAAATCAACTGGTGCGGATTCAAAAAATTCATTTAATGATTATTTTTCTGGGATAGGTAATATCTTTAAAAAGCAGGGTTGGTATCTTATAGGAACCTATCTTGCAGGTTTTAGTGTGTTGTTTTTTTTGTTTGGGACCTTGTCATATATGTCAGATATTTTGGAGATACGCTATGGTTTATTTGGGGTGTTAAAAGGTGTTGTCCTTGCTATACCAGTAATAGTTATGGCAACTACTTCTTATACTATTGGAAAAGTTATAAAAACAGACAGGTCTTTAATGGAATATGCAGTAGTAGGTGGTCTATTATTTGGTAGCATAGCATTTTTGTTTATAGCTTTATTTATTGAAAGTGACTATGTATTTTTTGCAGCCATTGTTCTTGCAGGCATTTCTGCAGGAGTTATCTTGACTTCTGTAAATACGTTAGTTACAAGCTCCACAACAGGTCGTGCAAGGGGTGGTGTTACTTCGCTTTATGGTAGTGTTAGATTTTTTGGGGTTGCAGCTGGGCCACCAGCATTTGGTTGGATGGTACAGGTCAGTCGGATCTTTATGTTTGGCATGGCTGCTGGATTTTTGCTTTTAATGACTATCTTTTCCTATATTGTAATACTAGTAGTAAATAATCAAAGTGAAGATGTTGATATCTCTGTAAATGCTGGAGGAAAGCTAAAATCCATTAGGGACAAATTAACATCTTTAATTGGTGGAAAGAATAGGGTAAAATGA
- the glsA gene encoding glutaminase A: protein MEKTINNVHNKTLTNKFLNELIEKNFNWAKIGNLPTSIPALAEQDPNLFGVSIHTVEDESFNAGDYDTPFTIQSISKVFALLQALIDNSEEKVFSDIGMEPTGDLFDSISKLESFNNLTPLNPLVNAGAIATTSFIHGKDYDDKFNRLKELMISISNNPTISVDYDVYRSEKETADKNRSIAYFLRNIGAIKGDVDKILELYFKQCSLKVTCKDLSYIGAVLARTSGFNSLSFSGVEIPSRYFRIIKTFMFTCGLYNESGKFAVRVGIPAKSGISGGILAVVPGKMGIGILSPPLNKKSNPLAGMRLLEDLSDRLNLSLIQ from the coding sequence TTGGAAAAAACAATAAATAATGTACATAATAAAACTTTAACCAATAAATTTTTAAACGAATTAATAGAAAAAAATTTCAACTGGGCAAAAATAGGAAACCTGCCTACGTCTATACCGGCTCTTGCAGAACAGGATCCAAATTTGTTTGGAGTAAGTATACATACGGTAGAAGATGAAAGCTTTAACGCAGGAGATTACGACACCCCTTTTACCATACAAAGCATATCCAAAGTGTTTGCTCTTTTACAGGCATTGATAGATAATAGCGAAGAAAAAGTTTTTTCTGATATTGGTATGGAACCTACGGGCGATTTATTTGACTCTATATCAAAGCTAGAATCTTTTAACAATCTCACACCTCTAAATCCTTTAGTTAATGCAGGTGCTATTGCAACCACTTCTTTCATTCATGGCAAAGATTATGATGACAAATTCAACCGGCTAAAAGAACTCATGATTAGCATATCTAATAATCCTACTATTTCAGTTGATTATGATGTTTATAGATCAGAAAAAGAAACTGCAGATAAAAATCGTTCTATAGCATATTTTTTAAGAAATATCGGGGCTATAAAAGGAGATGTAGATAAAATCCTGGAATTATATTTTAAGCAGTGTTCTTTGAAAGTCACCTGCAAAGACCTATCTTATATTGGGGCAGTACTTGCAAGAACGTCAGGTTTTAACTCTTTGAGCTTTTCTGGGGTAGAGATTCCTTCAAGGTACTTTAGGATTATAAAAACATTTATGTTCACCTGCGGACTTTATAATGAATCCGGCAAATTTGCTGTTAGGGTTGGTATCCCTGCTAAAAGCGGTATTTCTGGAGGTATCCTAGCAGTAGTACCAGGAAAAATGGGGATTGGTATATTAAGCCCACCTCTTAATAAAAAGAGTAATCCTCTGGCTGGGATGAGGCTATTAGAGGATTTGTCAGATAGATTAAATCTATCATTAATTCAATGA
- the proC gene encoding pyrroline-5-carboxylate reductase, which yields MNNDQTIGIIGTGNMGNALLKGFIESKSISTKNIYAYDADENKVKNIASELNIEKASTIDELVKVSDIIFFAVKPQNIEELLRQIPTDNSTNKLFVSVLAGTPIETFEDYLGDNAKIIRLMPNTPCLVNAGMIALSKNNYVSDKESDFIKKLLEPTGELIEVDEKDMDAVTALSGSGPAYIFMIIQAMSNAGVKLGLTQEQSLKLATQTTYGAAKLVSSTGEHPEILKDKVSSPGGTTIYALHELEDEGLRGIIMNAVEACYNRSIELKDDN from the coding sequence ATGAATAATGACCAAACAATCGGAATAATAGGTACAGGTAATATGGGAAATGCTCTCTTAAAAGGATTTATTGAAAGTAAAAGCATATCGACTAAAAATATTTATGCTTATGACGCTGACGAAAATAAGGTAAAAAATATCGCCAGTGAACTAAATATCGAAAAAGCTAGCACCATAGATGAATTAGTTAAAGTTTCAGACATAATATTTTTTGCAGTTAAGCCTCAAAACATCGAAGAACTTCTTAGACAAATCCCAACGGATAATTCCACCAACAAGCTATTTGTCAGTGTACTAGCAGGTACACCAATTGAAACTTTTGAAGATTATCTAGGTGATAATGCCAAAATTATAAGATTAATGCCTAATACTCCCTGCCTTGTAAATGCAGGAATGATAGCATTAAGTAAGAATAATTATGTTAGTGACAAAGAAAGTGACTTCATCAAAAAACTTTTGGAACCTACCGGGGAATTAATAGAAGTAGACGAAAAAGACATGGATGCAGTCACAGCACTATCTGGTAGTGGGCCTGCTTACATATTTATGATTATACAGGCTATGTCAAACGCAGGAGTAAAACTTGGACTAACCCAAGAGCAGAGTTTGAAACTTGCCACCCAGACAACATATGGTGCTGCAAAGCTTGTATCTTCTACAGGTGAGCATCCAGAAATTTTAAAAGATAAAGTATCATCTCCCGGAGGAACTACTATTTATGCCCTTCACGAGCTAGAAGATGAAGGCTTAAGGGGTATAATTATGAACGCTGTGGAAGCATGCTATAATAGATCTATAGAATTAAAAGATGATAATTGA